The window TCGATGTACACCGGGCCGTCGGCGCTGTGGAAGGCGACGCGGTGGTACGCGCTCGGCTGCTCGCGGTCCTCCAGCTCGGCCTGGGCGACGGCGGTGCGGAAGGTGATGTCCCACAGCGTCGGCGCCTGCGCCTGGTACGCCTCGCCGCGCGCGATGTTGCGCAGGAACGCCAGCTGGGAGGTGCGGATCGAGTCGCGTCCGATGGTGCGGTAGGTCTGCGACCAGTCGACGGAGAGGCCGAGCGTGCGCCAGAGCGCCTCGAACTGCTTCTCGTCCTCCTCGGTCAGCCGCTCACAGAGCTCGATGAAGTTGCGGCGCGAGATCGGCTTCTGGTCCGCCGCCTTCGTGCTCTTGTTGTCGCCGCCCTCGAAGGGAGGTGTGAAGTCGGGCTCGTAGGGGAGCGACGGGTCGCAGCGCACGCCGTAGTAGTTCTGGACGCGGCGCTCGGTCGGCAGGCCGTTATCGTCCCAGCCCATCGGGTAGAACACCTTCCGGCCGCGCATGCGGTGGAACCGGGCGATCACGTCCGTGTGCGTGTAGCTGAAGACGTGTCCGATGTGCAGCGACCCGGAGGCGGTCGGCGGCGGGGTGTCGATCGAGTACACGCCGTCACGGCCGGCGGCCAGGGCGCCCTCGCGGTCGAACAGGAAGGTGCCGTCCTGCTGCCAGCGGTCACCCCACTTCGACTCGAGGCCCTCCAGTGCGGGCTTGTCCGGAACGCGAGCGGCGGGCGTGTTCTCGCTCATGGGGGTCCTCCGAGTCGATATGTGCGGCACCGTGTCCACGGGGTGCCTGAGTGTAGGGATCCCCTCCAGCGTACCGAAACCCGGGGGCGGACGCGTCGGACGACGCGTCCGCCCGTTCGTCAGACCTCGTCGATGATCGGCTTACGGCGCGCGGCGAAGAGGGCCGCGACCAGGGTGATCAGCGACATGACGGCCAGGACGATGCCGGGGTGCCACCAGGCGTTCCCGGTCGCCTGCCCGAAGATCAGCGTGAGCGCCGGGACGAACGAGGTGACCAGCGCCGCGAGGCTGTAGGCGACGGAGAGACCGCTGTAGCGGACCTCGCTCGGGAAGAGGTCCGACATCAGTCCGCCGAGGCCCGCCCACGACAGGGTGGGCAGGATGCCGCCGATGATCATGCTGCCGACGAGCACGGCGAAGGAGGCGGACTGCAGCAGGAAGTACATCGGGAACGCGACCAGCAGCGTCCCGACCGCGCCGATCGCGACGACGCGCGCCGACCCGATCCGGGTCGCCCACAGGCCGAAGAGCGGGATGGTGACGAGCTGCAGCAGGCCGCCGATGGTCGTGGCGACCAGCAGGTCCTGGTACTTGAAGCCCAGCACCGCGGTGCCGTAGTCCACCATGTAGGTGTTCATGAGCGAGTAGGAGCCGATGCCGAGCACGGCCGCGCCGATGGCGATGACGAAGCCGGTCGGCGCCTTGCGGAACACGTCGACGACGGGGAAACGGTCACGCTGGCCGGTCTCCAGCAGCTTCCGGAAGACCGGGGTCTCGTCGATCGACCACCGCAGGTAGAGCGACACGAGCAGCAGCGGGAACGCGGTCAGGAACGGGATGCGCCATCCCCACGCCGCGATGTCGGCCGACGACATGCTCAGGGTGAGCACGATGAACACGACGGCGCTCAGGATGGAGCCCACCGGCGAGCCGAGCTGGGGGAGGGCCGCGTAGAAGCCCCGGCGCTTCGGGTTCGCGTACTCGGTCGCGAGGAGGATCGAGCCGCCCCACTCGCCGCCGACCGAGAAGCCCTGCACGAGGCGGAGGAGGACGATCGCGATCGCGCCGAACCATCCCGCCGCCTGGTAGGTGGGCAGCACGCCGACGAGACCGGTGCTGAGGCCCATGAGCAGGATGGTGATGAGCAGCGTCGGGCGCCGGCCGATCCGGTCGCCGAGGTTGCCGAACACGACTGCGCCGATCGGGCGGATGACGAAGCCGGCGGCGATCGCCAGGAACCCGGCCAGCGCCCCGCCGAAGGTTCCGAGCGGCGCGAAGAAGAGCGGGCCGACGAAGAACGCCGCGAAGTACGCGTAGAGGTAGAAGTCGTACGACTCGAGCGCCGTGCCGACGAACGACGCGATGGTGACGCGCCGCGCGGTGCCCGGGGTGATTCCCGGGCGGTCGGTCTCGCTGCGGACGGGGGCTGTGGTGGTAGTCACGGGAGTCCTTCGGAGGTGAATAGTATGTGGACCGGGTCCAATAATGGCACGAGAAGGGAACGCCGCATGCCGCAGCCGCATTCCCCGGGCACATCCGCCGGGGCGGGAGCCCGCGCCTCCGGCAGCGGACGGCCCCGCTCGTCGTCGCGTGCGATGCTCGCCGAGGCGGCTGCGGAGCTGTTCCTCGAGCAGACGTACGCGGGCACCACGGTCGACGACATCGCCCGCCGGGCGGGGGTCAGCCGGGCCACCTTCTTCAACTACGTCGGCTCGAAGAGCGACCTGCTCTGGCTCGAGGTCGACGAGGCGCTCGCCGCCTTCGACACGACCGTGGCATCCGTCCCCGCTGATCTGGCGCCGATGGATGCGGTGCTCGACGCGGTCACCCGCCTCGCCGACGCGTTCGGCCCCGGACGCCTCCCGCTCGCGGTCACGCAGGTCGACCTCATGGGCACGGATGCGGAGCTGCAGGCCTCGGCGCTGCCGCGCTTCCTCGCGCTGGTGCGGAGGCTGGAGGCGTTCATCGCCGCCCGGGCCGGCCTGCCGTCCGACGCCCTCCTCCCGCGCGCCGCCGCGACCGCGGTCGTCGGCGCCGCGGTCTCGGCCGCTGCTGCCTGGGCCCGCGCGGGCGTGCGCCGTGGCCCGCTCACCCCGCTCGTGCGGACGGCCGTCGCCCCCGTCTGCGCCGGCTACGCCCCCGTCCTCTGAGCGACTGCGGTCGTTCGTCGCCTCTGCGGCCGGTCGCGCAGGCGCAGACGTTCCGGGACGCGGCAGTCGCGGCCGGCCGCCCACAAGCGGCGGCGGAGCCGGTAGGATGGAGGGCACAGACAGCGACCCGGGTATCGCCGGCGAGTCTTCGGAAGAACGGCGCGCAGCGCTCAGTAGAACCGAACGGGTACGGCCCGTCACAGCCGCGAGATGAGTGGCCCTCCCCGGCGACGGAGGCGGAGCGGGCAAGCGGGGTGGTACCGCGACGGGCGTGAGAGCGTCCGGCGTCCTCGTGCAGCACGTGAGAATCTGCCAGGAGAGAGATGCCGTACCCCAAGTCCGCGCCGGACTCGTCGCGCGACGACGACCAGCGCCCCGGCGACCAGCGCCCCGACGTTCAGCGCCAGGAAGTCGTGGCGAGCCCGGTCTTCCCCGAGATCGAGACCGACGTCCTCGCGTTCTGGGAGAAGGACGGGACCTTCCGCGCCTCCATCGACAACCGCGACGGCGCCGAGGAGTGGGTCTTCTACGACGGCCCCCCGTTCGCCAACGGCCTCCCGCACTACGGCCACCTGCTGACCGGGTACGCGAAGGACGTCTTCCCGCGCTTCCAGACCATGCGCGGCAAGAAGGTGG is drawn from Leifsonia shinshuensis and contains these coding sequences:
- a CDS encoding MFS transporter, translating into MTTTTAPVRSETDRPGITPGTARRVTIASFVGTALESYDFYLYAYFAAFFVGPLFFAPLGTFGGALAGFLAIAAGFVIRPIGAVVFGNLGDRIGRRPTLLITILLMGLSTGLVGVLPTYQAAGWFGAIAIVLLRLVQGFSVGGEWGGSILLATEYANPKRRGFYAALPQLGSPVGSILSAVVFIVLTLSMSSADIAAWGWRIPFLTAFPLLLVSLYLRWSIDETPVFRKLLETGQRDRFPVVDVFRKAPTGFVIAIGAAVLGIGSYSLMNTYMVDYGTAVLGFKYQDLLVATTIGGLLQLVTIPLFGLWATRIGSARVVAIGAVGTLLVAFPMYFLLQSASFAVLVGSMIIGGILPTLSWAGLGGLMSDLFPSEVRYSGLSVAYSLAALVTSFVPALTLIFGQATGNAWWHPGIVLAVMSLITLVAALFAARRKPIIDEV
- a CDS encoding TetR/AcrR family transcriptional regulator, with protein sequence MPQPHSPGTSAGAGARASGSGRPRSSSRAMLAEAAAELFLEQTYAGTTVDDIARRAGVSRATFFNYVGSKSDLLWLEVDEALAAFDTTVASVPADLAPMDAVLDAVTRLADAFGPGRLPLAVTQVDLMGTDAELQASALPRFLALVRRLEAFIAARAGLPSDALLPRAAATAVVGAAVSAAAAWARAGVRRGPLTPLVRTAVAPVCAGYAPVL